In Harmonia axyridis chromosome X, icHarAxyr1.1, whole genome shotgun sequence, a single window of DNA contains:
- the LOC123685764 gene encoding dual serine/threonine and tyrosine protein kinase-like — translation MLTDIPKEFRQYARNCQSLRRLLKETRNALEDIGNNIQPGNELKRDSSNLEMLAKIERKLEKKPTLLVFGQNCTAKAIFVNSIFEQPLLPLYGKRWRFVSFVYGLKKNIKLTLGSEYEILEKLKAHDHQWVTIPEEDIQLGEQESPSPHCPSLEVELCNPLLKENVVIMVPPDCQPEEYPDILIRHTNNILPVIIYAVSEDVLSDYDIQEIKKLKDIFKLPFLFVSVSNNEMNNVISTESLTESERHRCEISHIAFLKLQNLRDQLLRFGYLNDSEKEKTDEVIRNKSFCLECSLDNTLTCNSKINEDFIIFIRKVFKSSLQRMAALLSEVHNKYLRKFILCAFDMAREIQITPKRILYSQEIELKLYQALMKIACDQQEEITKIIQKTLQDMKANVADVLEGSTLLGLNRFNQTPKIATMEIQQLVLRRLSNSVAKEIVQSVGCLQESFTGTLQRCLESLEKHCHEFEGSLSASDAVKQIISAAYNIDLQSSTSSSVIQTFIDRLRMTLSTFVPWHNTWLSSGQDQCNLQWQLQVVNNMIDSLSASKLAKTISLQFQESVKSSHEAFQSAIRSLENQLSGQLEQTEEQRITIRKKHAPRFARLALESTSLCDLLRWGMPKQIKEIGRGQYGVVSSCEPWGGVDPCAFKSVVPPDDRHWNDLAMEFYYTRSLPEHPRIVKLRGSVIDYSYGGGSSPAVLLMMERMTRDLYCGLNQGLTWPVRLRVAIDVVKGVRYLHSQGLVHRDIKLKNVLLDNSDRAKLTDFGFCIPEAMMSGSVVGTPVHMAPELLSGRYDSSVDVYAFGILFWYICAGQVTLPHQFNQFHNKEQLWNHVRKGIRPECLKNFDQRCWNLMEQCWAAEPSERPLLGYVQPQLEAIYRDALAGGIDDLSLTENSNEDFAHFQNIDSLGSIRIE, via the exons ATGTTGACCGACATCCCGAAGGAATTCCGACAATATGCAAGAAACTGTCAGAGTTTAAGGAGATTATTAAAGGAAACTCGGAATGCCTTGGAAGATATCGGCAATAATATACAGCCAGGGA atgaactCAAAAGAGATTCATCCAATCTGGAAATGCTGGCAAAAATTGAACGAAAGCTTGAAAAAAAACCAACTTTATTGGTTTTTGGTCAAAACTGTACTGCAAAGGCAATATTCGTGAATAGCATTTTTGAACAACCTTTATTACCATTATATGGTAAAAGGTGGAGATTT GTATCATTTGTGTAtggtttgaagaaaaatattaaattaacaCTAGGCagtgaatatgaaattttggaaaaacttaAGGCTCACGATCATCAGTGGGTTACAATACCCGAGGAAGATATTCAATTAGGTGAACAGGAATCTCCATCACCACACTGTCCTTCGTTAGAAGTTGAATTATGCAATCCTTTGTTAAAAGAAAATGTTGTAATAATGGTGCCACCTGATTGCCAACCTGAAGAATATCCTGATATATTAATTCGACATACAAACAACATACTGCCTGTGATAATATATGCTGTCTCTGAGGATGTGCTTAGTGATTAC GATATTCAggaaatcaaaaaattaaaagacaTATTCAAACTTCCATTTTTATTTGTGAGtgtttcaaataatgaaatgaataacgTTATAAGTACAGAATCTCTAACAGAATCAGAACGGCATCGTTGCGAAATAAGTCACATTGCATTTCTCAAGCTACAGAATTTACGTGATCAACTGCTGAGATTTg GTTACTTGAATGATTCTGAAAAGGAAAAGACTGATGAAGTGAtaagaaataaatcattttgttTGGAATGTTCTCTAGATAATACTCTTACATGTAATTCGAAAATTAACGAggatttcattatatttataagaaaagttttcaagtccaGCTTGCAGAGAATGGCTGCACTACTTAGTGag GTACACAATAAATATTTAAGGAAATTCATTCTATGTGCTTTTGATATGGCTCGTGAAATACAAATTACTCCAAAACGTATATTATACTCTCAAGAGATTGAACTTAAGCTCTATCAAGCTTTAATGAAAATTGCCTGTGATCAACAAgaagaaataacaaaaattatacaaaaaactcTTCAAGATATGAAAGCAAATGTGGCCGATGTTCTAGAAGGGAGTACTCTCTTAG GTTTAAATCGATTCAACCAAACTCCAAAAATAGCAACCATGGAAATACAACAACTAGTCCTGAGACGACTAAGCAATTCAGTAGCGAAAGAAATAGTTCAATCGGTTGGCTGCCTTCAAGAGAGTTTTACTGGGACCCTGCAGAGATGTTTGGAAAGTCTTGAAAAACATTGCCATGAATTTGAGGGAAGTCTGTCTGCTTCTGATGCCGTGAAGCAAATAATATCTGCTGCTTACAACATTGACCTTCAATCATCAACATCATCTTCAGTCATTCAGACTTTTATCGATCGACTAAGAATGACCCTTTCAACTTTTGTGCCTTGGCACAATACTTGGCTATCCTCTGGTCAAGATCAATGTAATCTACAATGGCAGTTGCAGGTTGTGAATAACATGATCGACTCACTTAGTGCTTCAAAGTTGGCTAAAACCATATCTCTTCAG TTTCAAGAATCGGTTAAATCATCCCACGAAGCTTTTCAATCGGCAATAAGATCATTGGAGAATCAACTATCTGGTCAGCTGGAACAAACGGAAGAGCAGAGGATAACCATACGAAAAAAACACGCTCCAAGGTTTGCAAGATTGGCCTTGGAAAGCACCTCACTTTGTGATCTCCTCAGATGGGGTATGCCCAAACAGATAAAAGAGATAGGCAGAGGCCAATACGGAGTAGTATCATCATGCGAACCCTGGGGAGGAGTAGATCCATGCGCTTTCAAATCAGTTGTTCCACCAGATGACAGACATTGGAATGATTTAGCCATGGAATTTTACTACACTAG GAGTCTTCCTGAGCATCCAAGGATAGTGAAGCTTAGAGGTTCAGTAATAGATTATAGTTATGGGGGAGGTAGTTCTCCTGCAGTTCTTTTGATGATGGAAAGGATGACTAGGGACTTGTACTGTGGACTTAATCAAGGACTGACGTGGCCCGTAAGGTTGAGGGTTGCTATAGATGTTGTCAAAGGTGTGCGATATTTGCATTCACAAGGGCTCGTTCACAGAGATATCAAACTCAAAAATGTTCTG TTGGACAATTCTGACAGAGCCAAACTCACAGATTTCGGATTTTGCATACCTGAAGCAATGATGTCTGGAAGTGTTGTTGGGACCCCTGTTCATATGGCTCCAGAGTTATTGTCAGGTCGTTACGACTCTAGTGTAGACGTTTATGCATTTGGCATTTTATTCTGGTACATTTGTGCCGGACAAGTAACTCTACCCCACCAATTCAATCAGTTCCATAACAAAGAACAATTGTGGAATCATGTTAGAAAAG GTATAAGACCGGAGtgtctcaaaaatttcgatcaGAGATGCTGGAATTTGATGGAGCAATGCTGGGCAGCGGAACCTTCTGAAAGGCCTCTCTTAGGTTATGTACAACCACAACTGGAGGCTATTTACCGTGATGCGCTAGCTGGTGGAATTGATGATCTTTCATTAACTGAGAATTCTAATGAAGACTTCgctcattttcaaaatatagacTCTCTTGGTTCAAtacgaattgaatga